A single region of the Methylocystis echinoides genome encodes:
- a CDS encoding M50 family metallopeptidase, protein MTLITTFFYYVVPFVVVLSIVVFIHELGHFLVGRWCGVQVDAFSIGFGPELFARVDRHGTRWRVAAIPLGGYVKFHGDANGASVPDPESVAAMPEAERAVTFAAQPVWKRSAIVFAGPFANFILAIVLFTGIFSVYGRTILAPRVGAVVAGGAGEAAGFKAGDLILTIDGDPIPSFTRMQEIVSSSAETPLLFVVRRGDEEVRIPATPAWRAVSSAVGKVRIGMLGLKASTAPADVREERYSPLAALGLAVEETWSVVERTGTYVSGLISGRESTDQLSGPIGIAQISGEMAQAATRVGLAPFLNLIALLSVSVGLLNLFPVPLLDGGHLLFFGIEAVRGKALNDRAQEMAFRVGLAMVGTLMIFSTYNDLSRLIGRLTGGAS, encoded by the coding sequence ATGACTCTGATTACAACGTTCTTTTACTACGTCGTCCCCTTCGTCGTCGTCCTGAGCATCGTCGTCTTCATCCACGAGCTCGGCCATTTTCTGGTCGGCCGCTGGTGCGGGGTGCAGGTTGACGCCTTTTCGATCGGCTTCGGCCCGGAGCTGTTCGCGCGGGTCGACCGTCACGGCACGCGCTGGCGCGTCGCGGCCATTCCCCTCGGCGGTTACGTCAAGTTCCATGGCGACGCCAATGGCGCGAGCGTGCCCGATCCCGAGAGCGTCGCCGCCATGCCGGAGGCGGAGCGCGCGGTGACCTTCGCGGCGCAGCCGGTCTGGAAACGGTCGGCGATCGTGTTCGCCGGTCCCTTCGCCAATTTCATCCTCGCCATCGTCCTCTTCACAGGGATCTTCAGCGTCTATGGCCGCACCATCCTCGCGCCCCGCGTCGGGGCCGTGGTGGCGGGCGGCGCAGGCGAGGCGGCCGGCTTCAAGGCGGGCGACCTGATTCTCACCATCGACGGCGACCCGATCCCCAGCTTCACGCGCATGCAGGAGATTGTTTCGAGCTCCGCCGAGACGCCGCTCCTTTTCGTTGTCCGCCGTGGCGACGAGGAAGTGCGCATTCCCGCGACGCCGGCGTGGCGGGCGGTCTCCAGTGCCGTGGGCAAGGTGCGTATCGGCATGCTGGGGCTGAAAGCCTCGACCGCGCCGGCCGATGTGCGCGAGGAGCGCTACAGCCCGCTCGCAGCGCTTGGGCTTGCCGTCGAGGAAACCTGGAGCGTCGTCGAACGGACGGGGACTTACGTCAGCGGGCTGATCAGCGGACGGGAAAGCACGGACCAGCTTTCGGGCCCCATCGGGATCGCGCAGATTTCGGGTGAGATGGCGCAGGCCGCGACCCGGGTTGGCCTCGCCCCCTTCCTCAATCTGATCGCGCTGCTGTCGGTGTCGGTGGGCCTGCTCAATCTCTTCCCGGTTCCGCTGCTGGACGGCGGCCATCTCCTGTTCTTCGGAATCGAGGCGGTGCGCGGCAAGGCGCTCAATGATCGCGCACAGGAGATGGCCTTCCGTGTGGGCCTCGCCATGGTCGGAACGCTGATGATCTTCTCGACCTACAACGACCTGTCGCGGCTGATCGGAAGACTGACCGGCGGCGCGTCCTGA
- the dxr gene encoding 1-deoxy-D-xylulose-5-phosphate reductoisomerase produces MNGHSNGRGQAPRRIVLLGATGSIGRSTVDLLERDPERFSVAAVAGGRDAAALADVARRTKAEFAAIRDESAYQALKEALSGTNIQVAAGRDAVIEAAVREADLVVSAIVGAAGVEPTHAAVSLGRDVALANKECLVCAGAPFMRTAKKMKAALLPVDSEHNAIFQALGGEDPSRIERMIVTASGGPFRTWSRERIAAATVDEALNHPNWAMGPKVTVDSAGLMNKGLELIEAHHLFGVSADKLEVVVHPQSIVHGLVTFADGSVTAGLAPPDMRVPIAHCLAYPERLTTPAKRLDFAQIGALTFEAPDFERFPALKLALDALAHGGGLTAVLNAANEIAVQAFLDRLIPFSGIAKHVAEACEAALRDGYAQEPATVEEALDVDHIVRERSRSALAAEAPSGMLTLQ; encoded by the coding sequence ATGAACGGACACTCGAACGGCCGTGGCCAGGCGCCGCGCCGCATCGTCCTTCTCGGCGCGACAGGCTCCATTGGCCGCTCGACCGTCGATCTTCTCGAGCGCGACCCCGAACGCTTCAGCGTGGCGGCGGTGGCCGGCGGGCGCGACGCCGCGGCGCTGGCCGACGTCGCGCGGCGGACGAAGGCGGAGTTCGCCGCGATCCGCGACGAAAGCGCCTATCAGGCGCTCAAGGAGGCGTTGTCCGGCACCAATATTCAGGTCGCCGCGGGCCGCGACGCTGTGATCGAGGCGGCGGTGCGCGAGGCCGATCTGGTGGTGTCGGCGATTGTCGGCGCCGCGGGCGTCGAACCGACCCACGCCGCCGTCTCGCTCGGGCGCGACGTGGCGCTCGCCAACAAGGAATGCCTCGTCTGCGCCGGCGCCCCCTTCATGCGCACGGCGAAGAAGATGAAGGCGGCGCTGTTGCCGGTCGACAGCGAGCACAACGCCATCTTTCAGGCGCTCGGCGGCGAGGACCCGTCCCGCATCGAGCGCATGATCGTCACCGCCTCGGGCGGGCCGTTCCGCACCTGGAGCAGGGAGCGCATCGCGGCCGCCACGGTCGACGAGGCGCTCAACCACCCGAATTGGGCGATGGGCCCCAAGGTCACGGTCGACTCCGCCGGCCTGATGAACAAGGGGCTGGAACTCATCGAGGCGCACCATCTTTTCGGCGTGTCAGCCGATAAGCTCGAGGTCGTGGTGCACCCGCAATCCATCGTGCATGGCCTCGTGACCTTCGCCGACGGATCGGTGACCGCTGGCCTCGCGCCGCCGGACATGCGGGTCCCGATCGCCCATTGTCTCGCTTATCCGGAACGGCTCACGACGCCGGCGAAACGGCTCGATTTCGCCCAGATTGGCGCGCTGACTTTCGAGGCCCCGGACTTCGAGCGCTTCCCGGCGCTGAAGCTGGCGCTGGACGCGCTGGCGCATGGCGGGGGGCTGACAGCGGTCCTCAACGCCGCCAATGAGATCGCGGTTCAGGCCTTCCTCGACCGCCTTATCCCGTTTTCGGGTATAGCCAAACATGTCGCCGAGGCTTGCGAGGCCGCGCTGCGCGACGGTTACGCCCAGGAGCCCGCCACTGTGGAAGAAGCGCTCGACGTTGACCATATTGTCAGAGAAAGGTCACGGTCGGCCTTGGCCGCGGAAGCGCCTTCGGGCATGTTAACGCTTCAGTAA
- the bamA gene encoding outer membrane protein assembly factor BamA — protein sequence MQSTCGLWKSSSILIAVFAALLAFSSPVSAAIVVEGNTRVDAETVRSYFTGTSPQEVEKGLEALRESGRFATVSASRKGANVVIRVTEGNQINRVVIEGNSKLKTENLEPELRTRARGAYSAQVAEADVARMMEIYRRAGRAAAKVTYRTVELPNGRIDVVFTVVEGDKTGVKEIRFVGNNVYSTRRLVGMMETTEMNFMSFFKTSDVYDPDRIAGDLELVRRFYLKNGYADFRVVSSDAVYDPTAGGYIITIVVEEGPQYHVGSVDVESHLPDVNGADLNEYVRLAPGDIYNGDAVERTVESLTRQAAKKGYAFTQARPRGERNPAAQTVSIHFVLDEGPRVYIERINIHGNTRTRDYVIRREFDLGEGDAYNRVLIDRAERRLNGLGYFKKVKITNEPGSSPDRVIINVDVEDQPTGNFGVSGGYSTNQGFIGEVSVSESNFMGRGQAVRLSVQAGQIAQGVNFSFTEPYFLDQRISAGFDLFARRQAAYSYSIYSSTSAGGTIRFGVPITDTLSFSPRYSLYETTISIPNSNSKPYNDCSIPVAVTPGAGIVPAPSSPLDYTCMSNGEASLAIKGSQGTIVTSSIGYSLNYTTIDDFRNPHNGWLATFSQDAAGLGGTSRYLRTTADVRYFHEIPYIDDVVGIVRGQAGNLTPFGGYQPRIQDNFNLGPSLVRGFAPGGIGPRDSNIFTTWNARMGNSLGGTDYVGGSAEVQFPLWGLPKDLGLKGAIFADAGSLWNFQGKTNYSSPLPCIPAYTQEAGYGQGTCVTPVSNGFRIRSSVGASILWNSPMGPIRFDYAVVTSKAQADVTQNFRFSGGANF from the coding sequence ATGCAATCCACCTGCGGCCTTTGGAAATCTTCGTCCATTTTGATCGCCGTCTTCGCGGCGCTGCTGGCGTTTTCCTCGCCCGTTTCGGCCGCCATCGTCGTGGAAGGGAATACGCGCGTCGACGCGGAAACCGTCCGCTCATACTTCACGGGAACAAGCCCGCAGGAAGTCGAGAAAGGTCTGGAAGCCCTTCGCGAGAGCGGTCGATTCGCGACGGTCTCCGCGAGCCGGAAGGGCGCCAACGTGGTCATTCGCGTGACCGAAGGCAATCAGATCAACCGCGTCGTGATCGAAGGCAACAGCAAGCTCAAGACCGAGAATCTGGAGCCCGAGCTGCGCACCCGCGCCCGCGGCGCCTACAGCGCCCAGGTGGCCGAGGCCGACGTCGCGCGCATGATGGAAATCTATCGTCGCGCCGGCCGCGCCGCCGCCAAGGTCACCTATCGCACGGTTGAACTGCCGAACGGCCGCATCGACGTCGTCTTCACGGTGGTCGAGGGCGACAAGACCGGCGTGAAGGAAATCCGCTTCGTCGGCAATAACGTCTACTCCACGCGCCGCCTGGTCGGCATGATGGAGACGACGGAAATGAACTTCATGTCGTTCTTCAAGACCAGCGACGTCTACGACCCCGATCGCATCGCCGGCGATCTGGAACTGGTCCGTCGCTTCTATCTCAAGAACGGCTATGCGGATTTCCGCGTGGTGAGCTCGGACGCCGTCTATGACCCGACGGCTGGCGGCTACATCATCACCATCGTCGTCGAGGAAGGCCCGCAGTATCACGTCGGCTCGGTCGACGTTGAATCGCACCTGCCCGACGTCAACGGCGCCGACCTCAATGAATATGTGCGTCTCGCGCCGGGCGACATCTACAATGGCGACGCCGTCGAACGGACGGTGGAATCGCTGACCCGTCAGGCCGCCAAGAAGGGCTACGCCTTCACCCAGGCGCGTCCGCGCGGCGAGCGTAATCCGGCCGCCCAGACGGTTTCGATCCATTTCGTGCTCGACGAAGGTCCGCGCGTCTACATCGAGCGCATCAACATTCACGGCAATACGCGCACCCGCGACTACGTGATTCGCCGCGAGTTCGATCTCGGCGAAGGCGATGCGTATAATCGCGTGCTCATCGATCGCGCGGAGCGCCGCCTCAACGGCCTCGGCTATTTCAAGAAGGTGAAGATCACCAACGAGCCCGGCTCGTCGCCGGACCGCGTGATCATCAACGTCGACGTCGAGGATCAGCCCACCGGCAACTTCGGCGTCTCCGGGGGCTATTCGACGAACCAGGGCTTCATCGGCGAAGTCTCGGTGTCGGAGAGCAACTTCATGGGCCGCGGTCAGGCCGTGCGTCTGTCGGTGCAGGCCGGCCAGATTGCGCAGGGCGTGAATTTCAGCTTCACGGAGCCCTACTTCCTCGACCAGCGCATCTCGGCGGGCTTCGACCTGTTCGCGCGTCGGCAGGCCGCCTACAGCTATTCGATCTACTCGTCGACGTCCGCCGGCGGCACGATCCGCTTTGGCGTTCCGATCACGGACACGCTGAGCTTCTCGCCGCGTTATTCGCTCTACGAAACCACGATCTCGATCCCGAACTCGAACAGCAAGCCCTACAACGACTGTTCGATCCCGGTCGCGGTGACGCCAGGCGCGGGAATCGTCCCGGCGCCGAGCTCTCCGCTGGATTACACCTGTATGTCGAACGGCGAAGCGTCGCTGGCGATCAAGGGGTCGCAGGGCACGATCGTGACATCGTCGATCGGCTATTCGCTGAACTACACCACCATCGACGACTTCCGTAATCCGCATAATGGCTGGCTCGCGACGTTCAGCCAGGACGCGGCGGGTCTGGGCGGCACCTCGCGTTATCTGCGCACCACGGCTGACGTCCGCTACTTCCATGAAATTCCCTATATCGACGACGTCGTGGGAATTGTGCGCGGCCAGGCCGGCAATCTGACGCCCTTCGGTGGCTATCAGCCGCGCATCCAGGACAACTTCAACCTGGGTCCGAGCCTCGTGCGCGGCTTCGCGCCGGGCGGCATCGGTCCGCGCGACTCCAACATCTTCACCACCTGGAACGCGCGCATGGGCAATTCGCTCGGCGGCACCGATTATGTCGGCGGGTCGGCGGAGGTTCAGTTCCCGCTGTGGGGTCTGCCGAAGGATCTGGGCCTGAAGGGCGCGATCTTCGCCGATGCGGGCAGCCTGTGGAATTTCCAGGGCAAAACCAACTACAGCTCGCCCTTGCCCTGTATTCCGGCCTATACGCAGGAAGCTGGCTATGGCCAGGGCACCTGCGTCACGCCTGTGTCCAACGGCTTCCGCATCCGTTCGTCCGTGGGCGCCTCTATCCTGTGGAACTCGCCCATGGGTCCGATCCGCTTCGACTATGCGGTCGTGACCTCCAAGGCGCAGGCCGACGTTACGCAGAACTTCCGCTTCTCGGGCGGCGCGAACTTCTGA